A section of the Streptomyces sp. SCL15-4 genome encodes:
- a CDS encoding M4 family metallopeptidase gives MSRTRQHVRGTRRTLTAGVAAATATLLAVGLSPAAHAGGGPTRATAIENAASALLAHASALGLTAPQDTGVRDVIVDKDGTQHVRYDRTYRHLPVLGGDFVVHLAPDGTYRGADRATRRTVSVPTVTPEVPGPEAARLAVDALRAAHPGTPLKQAKARPELVVDALHGTPRLAWRTTAVGLDSLGNPVARTVLTDARGGARIDAWDSIETATGDGASLYSGTVPLETTQSGSSYQLKDPTRGNTYTGDAENKTDLCIFGICLSRAPATLFSDADNHWGTGATADRASAAVDAQYGTDETWDYYKNVHGRNGIAGDGKGSYNRVHYGSNYNNAFWDDSCFCMTYGDGDGTTFGPLVALDVAGHEMSHGVTSKTAALAYSGESGGLNEATSDILGTMVEWYADNPSDAGDYLIGEEIVKPGFGKVALRFMDKPSKDGSSADYWSSSVGNLDVHYSSGVANHFAYLLAEGSGAKTINGVGYDSPTSNGSTVTGIGRDKVGKIWYRALTVYMTSSTNYKGARTATLNAAKDLYGTGSAEYNAVAAAWSAVNVA, from the coding sequence ATGAGCCGGACACGGCAGCACGTCCGAGGAACCCGCCGCACGCTCACCGCCGGTGTCGCCGCCGCCACCGCGACCCTGCTGGCCGTCGGCCTCTCCCCCGCCGCCCACGCCGGCGGCGGACCGACCCGGGCCACCGCGATCGAGAACGCGGCCTCCGCGCTCCTGGCCCACGCCTCCGCGCTGGGCCTCACCGCGCCGCAGGACACCGGCGTGCGGGACGTGATCGTGGACAAGGACGGCACCCAGCACGTCCGCTACGACCGCACCTACCGCCATCTGCCGGTCCTCGGCGGCGACTTCGTCGTCCACCTGGCCCCGGACGGCACCTACCGGGGCGCCGACCGCGCCACCCGGCGGACCGTCTCCGTGCCCACCGTCACACCGGAGGTCCCCGGCCCCGAGGCCGCCCGGCTCGCGGTGGACGCCCTGCGCGCGGCCCACCCCGGCACACCGCTGAAGCAGGCCAAGGCCAGGCCCGAGCTGGTGGTCGACGCGCTGCACGGCACGCCCAGGCTGGCCTGGCGCACCACCGCCGTCGGCCTGGACTCGCTCGGCAACCCCGTCGCCCGGACCGTGCTGACCGACGCCCGCGGCGGCGCGCGGATCGACGCCTGGGACAGCATCGAGACCGCCACCGGCGACGGCGCCTCCCTCTACAGCGGGACCGTGCCGCTGGAGACCACCCAGTCCGGGTCGTCGTACCAGCTCAAGGACCCGACCCGGGGCAACACCTACACCGGTGACGCGGAGAACAAGACCGACCTGTGCATCTTCGGCATCTGCCTCAGCCGGGCCCCCGCGACCCTGTTCTCGGACGCCGACAACCACTGGGGCACGGGCGCCACGGCGGACCGCGCCTCGGCCGCCGTCGACGCCCAGTACGGCACCGACGAGACCTGGGACTACTACAAGAACGTCCACGGCCGCAACGGCATCGCCGGGGACGGCAAGGGCTCGTACAACCGCGTCCACTACGGCAGCAACTACAACAACGCGTTCTGGGACGACAGTTGCTTCTGCATGACGTACGGCGACGGCGACGGGACCACCTTCGGCCCGCTGGTCGCCCTCGACGTCGCCGGGCACGAGATGTCCCACGGCGTGACCTCGAAGACGGCCGCGCTGGCCTACTCGGGCGAGTCCGGCGGGCTGAACGAGGCCACCTCCGACATCCTCGGCACGATGGTGGAGTGGTACGCGGACAACCCCTCCGACGCCGGTGACTACCTCATCGGCGAGGAGATCGTGAAGCCCGGGTTCGGCAAGGTGGCCCTGCGCTTCATGGACAAGCCCTCCAAGGACGGCAGTTCGGCGGACTACTGGAGCTCGTCGGTCGGCAACCTCGACGTCCACTACTCCTCCGGCGTCGCCAACCACTTCGCCTACCTGCTCGCCGAGGGCAGCGGCGCGAAGACCATCAACGGCGTCGGCTACGACTCGCCGACCTCCAACGGCTCCACGGTCACCGGCATCGGCCGGGACAAGGTCGGCAAGATCTGGTACCGGGCGCTGACGGTCTACATGACGTCCTCGACGAACTACAAGGGCGCCCGCACGGCGACCCTGAACGCGGCGAAGGACCTCTACGGCACCGGCAGCGCGGAGTACAACGCCGTGGCGGCGGCCTGGAGCGCGGTCAACGTCGCCTGA
- a CDS encoding winged helix-turn-helix transcriptional regulator, with amino-acid sequence MPVGRRPGAYVCGTDAAMDIIDGKWKVSILWALGEGTRRFGELRRLLPGVTEKVLAAQLRELEADGIVYREDHAEVPPRVEYSLTEAGDRLNEALAPLGAWGKEHVLGGQPAVG; translated from the coding sequence ATGCCGGTGGGACGGCGGCCGGGGGCGTATGTCTGCGGCACGGACGCGGCGATGGACATCATCGACGGCAAGTGGAAGGTGTCGATCCTGTGGGCGCTGGGGGAGGGCACCCGCCGGTTCGGTGAGCTGCGGCGGCTGCTGCCGGGCGTCACGGAGAAGGTGCTCGCCGCGCAGCTGCGCGAGCTGGAGGCGGACGGCATCGTGTACCGCGAGGACCACGCCGAGGTGCCGCCGCGCGTCGAGTACTCGCTGACGGAGGCCGGCGACCGGCTGAACGAGGCGCTGGCGCCGCTGGGGGCGTGGGGCAAGGAGCACGTGCTGGGCGGGCAGCCGGCGGTGGGCTGA
- a CDS encoding NAD(P)-dependent oxidoreductase, with protein sequence MNDNSLSSGPPTPLTLLGTGAMGTALGRAWLAAGHPLTVWNRTPRRADALTAEGAVAAGSAAEAVAANRLVVACLLDDASVGAALEGADLAGRDLVNLTTGTPADARARAAWAEERGARLLDGGIMAVPPMIGAPGAFVFYSGDRELFEEHRGTLAVPAGTEYVGAGPALAALHDVALLTGMYGMFAGITSAFALLRDTEVAPEEFAPLLVSWLTAMAGQAHGMAARLASGDYTTDVVSHLAMQVAGTGTLLRTAEEQGVSAELVTPFFDLMRRRLADGHGAEDTTGLVHLLRTR encoded by the coding sequence ATGAACGACAACTCCCTTTCCTCCGGCCCCCCTACCCCTCTGACCCTGCTCGGCACCGGCGCGATGGGCACCGCGCTCGGACGGGCCTGGCTCGCCGCCGGGCATCCGCTGACCGTCTGGAACCGCACGCCGCGGCGGGCGGACGCGCTGACCGCCGAGGGCGCGGTGGCGGCCGGCAGCGCGGCGGAGGCGGTGGCCGCGAACCGGCTCGTCGTGGCCTGTCTGCTGGACGACGCCTCGGTGGGCGCCGCCCTGGAAGGTGCCGACCTGGCCGGCCGCGACCTGGTGAACCTCACCACCGGCACGCCCGCCGACGCCCGCGCCCGCGCCGCCTGGGCCGAGGAACGCGGCGCCCGGCTGCTGGACGGCGGGATCATGGCCGTACCGCCGATGATCGGCGCGCCCGGCGCCTTCGTGTTCTACAGCGGTGACCGGGAGCTGTTCGAGGAGCACCGAGGCACCCTCGCCGTCCCGGCCGGCACCGAGTACGTCGGCGCCGGCCCCGCCCTCGCCGCGCTGCACGACGTGGCGCTGCTGACCGGCATGTACGGCATGTTCGCGGGCATCACGAGCGCCTTCGCGCTGCTGCGGGACACGGAGGTGGCCCCCGAGGAGTTCGCGCCGCTGCTCGTGTCCTGGCTGACCGCGATGGCCGGCCAGGCGCACGGCATGGCCGCCCGGCTGGCGTCCGGCGACTACACCACCGATGTCGTCTCCCACCTCGCGATGCAGGTCGCGGGCACCGGCACCCTGTTGCGTACGGCCGAAGAGCAAGGAGTGAGCGCGGAACTGGTCACCCCCTTCTTCGACCTCATGCGGCGCCGCCTGGCCGACGGCCACGGCGCGGAGGACACCACCGGCCTGGTGCACCTGCTCCGGACCCGGTGA
- a CDS encoding class F sortase: protein MRRSGGRAGDAVIAAVTLVALGSGVWLLGGTGARTPPQPAAAEGRTEPGGDRHTAPALDPSPPLRIRIPAIGVDAPLTGLSLTPSGSLDAPPAKEPNLAGWYEAGTTPGETGTAIVAGHVDNADGPAVFYRLGALRRGTRIEVDRRDGTVALFTVDAVEVYAARDFPDDKVYGAAPRPELRVITCGGGYSKTTGYQGNVVVFAHLTGSR from the coding sequence ATGCGTCGGAGCGGCGGGAGGGCCGGGGACGCCGTCATAGCCGCCGTCACACTCGTGGCCCTCGGCTCGGGAGTGTGGCTGCTCGGCGGCACCGGAGCACGGACCCCGCCGCAGCCGGCGGCCGCCGAGGGCCGGACCGAGCCCGGCGGCGACCGGCACACGGCCCCCGCCCTCGACCCCTCCCCGCCGCTGCGGATCCGCATCCCCGCGATCGGTGTCGACGCGCCCCTGACCGGCCTGTCCCTCACCCCCTCCGGCAGCCTGGACGCCCCGCCCGCGAAGGAGCCGAACCTGGCCGGCTGGTACGAGGCCGGGACCACGCCCGGCGAGACGGGCACCGCGATCGTCGCCGGCCACGTGGACAACGCCGACGGCCCCGCCGTCTTCTACCGCCTCGGCGCGCTCCGGCGCGGCACCCGGATCGAGGTGGACCGCCGGGACGGCACCGTGGCGCTGTTCACCGTGGACGCCGTGGAGGTGTACGCGGCCCGCGACTTCCCCGACGACAAGGTGTACGGCGCCGCGCCCCGTCCCGAACTCCGCGTCATCACCTGCGGCGGCGGCTACTCGAAGACCACCGGCTACCAGGGCAACGTCGTGGTGTTCGCGCACCTGACGGGCAGCCGCTGA
- the nirB gene encoding nitrite reductase large subunit NirB, producing MSATPEATPTIVLVGHGMVGQRFLEALAERGLTATHRVVVLCEEPRPAYDRVQLTSYFSGKTPEDLSMTDMEFVKDHGIELHIGDPAETIDRAARKVTARSGLVVDYDVLVLATGSYPFVPPVPNKDATGCFVYRTIEDLLAIEEYAKSRAKTGAVVGGGLLGLEAAGALKGLGLNAHIVEFAPRLMPVQVDEGGGAALLRTIEQMGLTVHTGVGTQEIVTGPDGAVTGMKLSDGSELAADMVVFSAGVRPRDQLARDAGLTVGERGGIAVDEQCRTVSDPHVFAIGECALAADGRVYGLVAPGYEQAETAAATIAADEASFTGADLSTKLKLLGVDVASFGDAHGTTEDCLDVVYSDSRAGLYKKLVIGADGTLLGGILVGDAEAYGTLRALTGSVPPISPESLVLPAGADSGAQLGPSALPDDAIICSCHNVSKGTIRGAVTEHGCVTVPEVKKCTKAGTGCGSCVKVLGQLLTAELEASGVEVDKGLCGCFSQTREELYEIVLALRITSYRELLDRHGREDARGGEGCEVCKPTVGSIIASLAPSIGASGYVLDGEQAALQDTNDHFLANLQKNGSYSVVPRIPGGEIAPEKLIVIGEIARDFGLYTKITGGQRIDMFGARVEQLPLIWARLVDAGFESGHAYGKALRTVKSCVGSTWCRYGVQDSVRMAIDLELRYRGLRSPHKLKSAVSGCQRECAEAQSKDFGVIATAGGWNLYVGGNGGATPRHADLLAQDLSDAELVRLIDRFLMFYIRTADRLERTSAWLERIPGGLDHVRDVVVHDSLGICDELERLMREHVAHYRDEWAETVGDPEKLARFVSFVNAPDTPDPVVSFVPERDQIKPDLPLLNIGLRPADDVLEGSAQR from the coding sequence ATGTCCGCCACCCCGGAGGCCACCCCCACGATCGTGCTCGTCGGCCACGGCATGGTCGGCCAGCGCTTCCTCGAAGCGCTCGCCGAGCGCGGCCTGACCGCCACGCACCGCGTGGTCGTGCTGTGCGAGGAGCCGCGTCCGGCGTACGACCGCGTGCAGCTCACCTCGTACTTCTCGGGGAAGACCCCCGAGGACCTCTCCATGACCGACATGGAGTTCGTCAAGGACCACGGCATCGAGCTGCACATCGGCGACCCGGCCGAGACGATCGACCGCGCGGCGCGGAAGGTGACCGCCCGCTCGGGCCTGGTCGTGGACTACGACGTCCTCGTCCTGGCCACCGGCTCCTACCCGTTCGTGCCGCCGGTACCGAACAAGGACGCCACCGGCTGCTTCGTCTACCGGACCATCGAGGACCTGCTCGCCATCGAGGAGTACGCGAAGTCCCGGGCGAAGACCGGTGCCGTGGTCGGCGGCGGGCTGCTCGGCCTGGAGGCCGCCGGCGCGCTCAAGGGGCTCGGACTGAACGCGCACATCGTGGAGTTCGCGCCGCGCCTGATGCCGGTGCAGGTCGACGAGGGCGGCGGCGCGGCCCTGCTGCGGACCATCGAGCAGATGGGCCTGACGGTCCACACCGGCGTGGGCACCCAGGAGATCGTGACCGGCCCCGACGGCGCCGTCACCGGCATGAAGCTGTCCGACGGCTCCGAACTCGCCGCCGACATGGTGGTGTTCAGCGCCGGCGTCCGCCCCCGCGACCAGCTGGCCCGGGACGCGGGCCTGACGGTCGGCGAGCGCGGCGGCATCGCGGTGGACGAGCAGTGCCGGACCGTGTCCGACCCGCACGTCTTCGCGATCGGCGAGTGCGCGCTGGCCGCCGACGGCCGGGTGTACGGACTGGTGGCGCCGGGCTACGAGCAGGCCGAGACGGCCGCCGCGACCATCGCCGCCGACGAGGCGTCCTTCACCGGCGCCGACCTGTCCACCAAGCTGAAGCTGCTCGGCGTGGACGTCGCCTCCTTCGGCGACGCGCACGGCACCACCGAGGACTGCCTCGACGTCGTCTACTCCGACTCGCGCGCGGGCCTGTACAAGAAGCTGGTCATCGGCGCGGACGGCACCCTGCTCGGCGGCATCCTGGTCGGCGACGCGGAGGCGTACGGCACCCTGCGCGCGCTCACCGGCTCGGTGCCGCCGATCTCCCCCGAGTCGCTCGTCCTGCCCGCCGGAGCCGATTCGGGGGCCCAGCTCGGCCCGTCCGCCCTCCCGGACGACGCGATCATCTGCTCCTGCCACAACGTCAGCAAGGGCACGATCCGCGGCGCGGTCACCGAGCACGGTTGCGTGACCGTGCCCGAGGTGAAGAAGTGCACCAAGGCCGGCACCGGCTGCGGCAGTTGCGTGAAGGTGCTGGGCCAGCTGCTCACCGCCGAGCTGGAGGCGTCCGGCGTCGAGGTCGACAAGGGGCTGTGCGGCTGCTTCTCCCAGACCCGCGAGGAGCTGTACGAGATCGTCCTCGCGCTGCGCATCACCTCGTACCGGGAGCTGCTGGACCGTCACGGCCGCGAGGACGCCCGGGGCGGCGAGGGCTGCGAGGTGTGCAAGCCGACGGTCGGCTCGATCATCGCCTCCCTCGCCCCTTCCATCGGCGCGAGCGGCTATGTCCTGGACGGCGAGCAGGCCGCGCTCCAGGACACCAACGACCACTTCCTCGCCAACCTCCAGAAGAACGGCTCGTACTCGGTGGTGCCGCGCATCCCCGGCGGGGAGATCGCGCCCGAGAAGCTGATCGTGATCGGCGAGATCGCCCGGGACTTCGGCCTCTACACGAAGATCACCGGCGGTCAGCGGATCGACATGTTCGGCGCCCGGGTGGAGCAGCTGCCGCTGATCTGGGCCCGGCTGGTGGACGCCGGCTTCGAGTCCGGGCACGCCTACGGCAAGGCGCTGCGCACGGTGAAGTCCTGCGTGGGCTCCACCTGGTGCCGCTACGGCGTGCAGGACTCGGTCCGGATGGCGATCGACCTGGAGCTGCGCTACCGGGGCCTGAGGTCCCCGCACAAGCTGAAGTCGGCGGTCTCCGGCTGCCAGCGCGAGTGCGCGGAGGCGCAGTCGAAGGACTTCGGTGTGATCGCCACCGCGGGCGGCTGGAACCTGTACGTCGGCGGCAACGGCGGCGCCACCCCGCGCCACGCCGACCTGCTCGCCCAGGACCTGTCCGACGCCGAACTGGTCCGGCTGATCGACCGGTTCCTGATGTTCTACATCCGCACCGCCGACCGGCTGGAGCGCACCTCCGCCTGGCTGGAGCGCATCCCCGGCGGCCTGGACCACGTACGGGACGTGGTGGTGCACGACTCGCTCGGCATCTGCGACGAACTGGAGCGGCTGATGCGCGAGCACGTCGCGCACTACCGGGACGAGTGGGCCGAGACCGTGGGCGACCCCGAGAAGCTGGCCCGGTTCGTGTCCTTCGTCAACGCGCCGGACACCCCCGACCCGGTGGTCTCCTTCGTCCCCGAGCGCGACCAGATCAAGCCCGACCTCCCGCTGCTGAACATCGGGCTGCGGCCCGCCGACGACGTCCTGGAAGGAAGCGCCCAGCGATGA
- the nirD gene encoding nitrite reductase small subunit NirD, with protein sequence MTLAIETTDLKVQLQLADGWFTVCDLSMLVPGRGVAALLPDGRQAAVFRDRAGRLYAVDNRDPFTGAAVLSRGLTGTHQGRPFVASPLLKQRFDLVSGACLDDETVRIAVYEVRAHQLSDARVS encoded by the coding sequence ATGACCCTGGCCATTGAGACGACCGATCTGAAGGTGCAGCTCCAGCTGGCGGACGGCTGGTTCACGGTCTGCGACCTGAGCATGCTGGTCCCCGGCCGCGGCGTGGCCGCCCTGCTGCCCGACGGCCGCCAGGCGGCGGTCTTCCGGGACCGCGCCGGCCGGCTGTACGCCGTGGACAACCGCGACCCGTTCACCGGGGCGGCCGTCCTCTCCCGCGGCCTGACCGGCACCCACCAGGGCCGCCCGTTCGTGGCCTCGCCGCTGCTCAAGCAGCGCTTCGACCTGGTCAGCGGCGCCTGCCTGGACGACGAGACGGTGCGGATCGCGGTGTACGAGGTGCGCGCCCACCAGCTGTCCGACGCCCGGGTCTCCTGA
- a CDS encoding carbohydrate ABC transporter permease, protein MDDALVRAGRALRLALLTALALLFLIPFYLLVRNGLADERDITSPEWTFFPADVRWGNVRELFADPSVPFARSLLNSALIAVATTLGTLLLASLAGYGLARIPYRHANKVFYGILGTLLVPAAVTFVPSFVLVSSLGWISTLRGLIVPTLFSAFACFVFRQYFLGFPRELEDAAQVDGLGYWRTYWRVVVPNARPVFAAVGTIVFLGAWNSFLWPLVIGQDRSAWTVQVALSSFTTAQVVRLHELFVAAAVSILPLLLVFLFFQRWIVAGVERTGID, encoded by the coding sequence ATGGATGACGCCCTGGTGCGGGCCGGGCGGGCGCTGCGGCTGGCGCTGCTGACCGCGCTCGCCCTGCTCTTCCTGATCCCCTTCTACCTGCTGGTGCGCAACGGGCTGGCCGACGAGCGGGACATCACCTCTCCCGAATGGACGTTCTTCCCCGCCGACGTGCGGTGGGGCAACGTCCGGGAACTGTTCGCCGACCCGTCGGTGCCCTTCGCCCGGTCCCTGCTCAACTCCGCGCTGATCGCCGTCGCCACCACCCTCGGCACCCTGCTGCTCGCCTCCCTGGCCGGCTACGGCCTGGCCCGCATCCCCTACCGGCACGCGAACAAGGTGTTCTACGGCATCCTGGGCACCCTGCTGGTCCCGGCGGCCGTCACCTTCGTCCCCAGCTTCGTGCTGGTGTCGTCGCTGGGCTGGATCTCCACGCTGCGCGGGCTGATCGTGCCGACGCTGTTCTCCGCGTTCGCCTGCTTCGTCTTCCGGCAGTACTTCCTCGGCTTCCCCCGGGAGCTGGAGGACGCGGCGCAGGTGGACGGGCTCGGGTACTGGCGGACGTACTGGCGCGTCGTCGTCCCCAACGCCCGTCCGGTGTTCGCGGCGGTGGGGACGATCGTGTTCCTCGGCGCGTGGAACTCCTTCCTGTGGCCGCTGGTGATCGGGCAGGACCGGAGCGCCTGGACGGTGCAGGTGGCCCTGTCCTCGTTCACCACCGCGCAGGTCGTCCGGCTGCACGAGCTGTTCGTCGCGGCGGCCGTGTCGATCCTGCCGTTGCTGCTGGTGTTCCTGTTCTTCCAGCGGTGGATCGTGGCGGGGGTGGAGCGCACCGGGATCGACTGA
- a CDS encoding NAD(P)/FAD-dependent oxidoreductase, giving the protein MTSNTRVVVIGAGLAGVRLARRLGELGTPALLVGDEEHAPYNRVLLAEVLAGRYAPEVITLPPPAGLLRTRVTGIDRAARTVSCADGMSIAYDRLVLATGSNPVLPPLRGLFTPDRRLPEGVHAFRTLDDCLGLAKAVRPGVRAVVIGGGLLGVSAARALAARGAQVVLAQQAERLMERQLDPDASRLVLRHLTDLGVEVHTECRVRDVRCVAGAVRSVELADGYALDADLVVLACGVRPRTKLAEQAGLAVGKGVLVDDELRTSDPLVHAIGDCAQHDGTVYGLAEPALEQADALAELLAGDTAARYRGTRSLTRLTLTGPGSPFDLAAFGETEARPGDDVVRLADATRGTYRKVVVRDDRLVGGVLVGELGTVGALARAWEGAEPLPDDGPLLHLLTNDGGS; this is encoded by the coding sequence ATGACCTCGAATACGCGTGTGGTGGTGATCGGCGCCGGCCTCGCGGGCGTGCGGCTCGCCCGGCGGCTCGGTGAGCTGGGCACGCCCGCGCTGCTCGTCGGCGACGAGGAGCACGCGCCGTACAACCGTGTGCTCCTCGCCGAGGTGCTGGCCGGCCGGTACGCCCCGGAGGTGATCACCCTCCCGCCGCCCGCCGGCCTGCTGCGCACCCGCGTCACCGGCATCGACCGGGCCGCCCGCACCGTCTCCTGCGCCGACGGCATGTCGATCGCCTACGACAGGCTGGTCCTGGCCACCGGCTCCAACCCGGTGCTGCCCCCGCTGCGCGGCCTGTTCACGCCCGACCGCCGGCTGCCCGAAGGCGTCCACGCCTTCCGCACCCTGGACGACTGCCTGGGCCTGGCGAAGGCGGTCCGGCCCGGGGTGCGCGCGGTCGTCATCGGCGGCGGCCTGCTCGGCGTCTCCGCGGCCCGCGCGCTGGCCGCGCGCGGCGCCCAGGTGGTCCTCGCGCAGCAGGCCGAGCGGCTGATGGAGCGCCAGCTCGACCCGGACGCCTCCCGGCTGGTGCTGCGCCACCTCACCGACCTCGGTGTGGAGGTGCACACCGAGTGCCGGGTGCGGGACGTGCGCTGCGTGGCCGGCGCGGTCCGCTCGGTGGAGCTGGCCGACGGCTACGCCCTCGACGCCGACCTCGTGGTCCTCGCCTGCGGGGTTCGGCCCCGCACCAAACTCGCCGAGCAGGCCGGTCTCGCCGTCGGCAAGGGCGTCCTCGTGGACGACGAGCTGCGCACCTCCGACCCGCTCGTCCACGCTATCGGCGACTGCGCCCAGCACGACGGCACCGTCTACGGCCTCGCCGAGCCGGCCCTCGAACAGGCCGACGCACTCGCCGAGTTGCTCGCGGGCGACACCGCCGCCCGCTATCGCGGCACCCGTTCCCTGACCCGGCTCACCCTGACCGGTCCCGGCTCCCCCTTCGACCTCGCCGCGTTCGGCGAGACCGAGGCGCGCCCCGGCGACGACGTCGTGCGGCTCGCCGACGCCACCCGGGGCACCTACCGCAAGGTCGTCGTCCGCGACGACCGCCTGGTCGGCGGGGTCCTCGTCGGCGAACTCGGGACCGTCGGCGCGCTCGCCCGCGCCTGGGAGGGAGCGGAGCCGCTCCCCGACGACGGGCCCCTGCTGCACCTGCTCACCAACGATGGAGGCTCCTGA
- a CDS encoding arylamine N-acetyltransferase family protein, with protein sequence MSDEQRYDLDAYLDRIGFKGERRADPATLRGVHLAHALALPFENLDPVRGSAPSLEPADLTAKMVRGRRGGYCYEHNTLLRLALEALGFRVTPLAGRVTVGAETPQSRPRTHAMLRVEVAGEPWPYLADVGFGSVGALLLPVPLVAGTEYEGAGRRHRLAPLPHDGPLPLWELQTRDRRTGRWAGQYAFTQESFTAPDLEVFNWFVGTHPRSPFTRRPYLQRTLPGGRHLSLDGALLTETLADGTVTQRTLTGEAEARRVAEEEFGIDVPEGTVLLG encoded by the coding sequence ATGTCCGACGAACAGCGGTACGACCTCGACGCCTATCTGGACCGCATCGGCTTCAAGGGCGAGCGGCGGGCCGATCCGGCCACGCTGCGGGGCGTACACCTGGCGCATGCGCTGGCGCTGCCCTTCGAGAACCTGGACCCGGTGCGCGGCTCGGCCCCCTCCCTGGAGCCCGCCGACCTGACGGCCAAGATGGTGCGCGGCCGGCGCGGCGGCTACTGCTACGAGCACAACACCCTGCTCCGGCTGGCGCTGGAGGCGCTCGGGTTCCGGGTGACGCCGCTGGCCGGCCGGGTGACGGTGGGCGCCGAGACCCCGCAGAGCCGGCCGCGTACGCACGCGATGCTCCGGGTGGAGGTGGCCGGCGAGCCGTGGCCGTATCTGGCGGACGTCGGCTTCGGCTCGGTCGGCGCGCTGCTGCTGCCGGTGCCGCTGGTGGCCGGCACCGAGTACGAGGGCGCCGGACGCCGGCACCGGCTGGCCCCGCTGCCGCACGACGGGCCGCTCCCGCTGTGGGAGTTGCAGACGCGGGACCGGCGGACCGGGCGGTGGGCCGGCCAGTACGCGTTCACCCAGGAGTCGTTCACCGCGCCGGACCTGGAAGTGTTCAACTGGTTCGTCGGCACCCACCCGCGCTCCCCGTTCACCCGCCGCCCCTACCTCCAGCGGACCCTCCCCGGCGGTCGCCACCTCTCCCTGGACGGAGCCCTGCTCACCGAGACCCTCGCGGACGGCACGGTCACGCAACGCACGCTGACCGGAGAGGCGGAGGCGCGGCGGGTGGCGGAGGAGGAGTTCGGCATCGACGTGCCCGAGGGGACCGTCCTGCTCGGCTGA
- a CDS encoding sugar ABC transporter permease, translating to MRRHRTLWFWVFVGPFALGLALFTYVPLLWSVGLSFFDAHNTVTPTRFTGLDNYTAMLRDAAFRDSLKTFLLFTAFIVPVTYGFSLALALMVNRVRRARAFFRSVFFLPAACSYVVAALIWKMSIFSGVRFGLANTVLGLFGSDSVAWLSTTDPPWYWLVIVTVRLWLQAGFYMILFLAGLQRIDPALYEAAAVDGARPGWTVLRHITLPQLRGTSVAVVLLLVVNAFQAFDEFYNLLSDARGYPPYARPPLVYLYYTALGQGQDLGLGSAGAVILALVIAVVTVAQARWLRLGRTDGDG from the coding sequence GTGAGGCGGCACAGAACCCTGTGGTTCTGGGTGTTCGTCGGGCCGTTCGCGCTCGGGCTCGCGCTGTTCACGTACGTGCCGCTGCTGTGGAGCGTGGGCCTGAGCTTCTTCGACGCGCACAACACCGTCACGCCGACGCGCTTCACCGGACTGGACAACTACACGGCGATGCTGCGGGACGCGGCGTTCCGCGACAGCCTGAAAACCTTCCTCCTCTTCACCGCCTTCATCGTGCCCGTCACCTACGGGTTCTCCCTGGCCCTCGCCCTGATGGTCAACCGGGTGCGCCGGGCGCGGGCGTTCTTCCGGTCGGTGTTCTTCCTGCCGGCCGCGTGCAGTTATGTGGTGGCCGCGCTGATCTGGAAGATGTCGATCTTCAGCGGGGTGCGGTTCGGGCTGGCGAACACCGTGCTGGGCCTCTTCGGCAGCGACTCCGTCGCCTGGCTGTCCACCACCGACCCGCCCTGGTACTGGCTGGTCATCGTGACCGTACGGCTGTGGCTCCAGGCCGGGTTCTACATGATCCTGTTCCTCGCCGGGCTCCAGCGGATCGACCCGGCGCTGTACGAGGCGGCGGCCGTGGACGGGGCCCGGCCCGGCTGGACGGTGCTGCGGCACATCACCCTGCCCCAGCTGCGGGGCACCTCGGTCGCGGTGGTGCTGCTGCTCGTCGTGAACGCCTTCCAGGCCTTCGACGAGTTCTACAACCTGCTCTCCGACGCCCGGGGCTATCCGCCGTACGCCCGGCCGCCGCTGGTCTACCTCTACTACACCGCGCTCGGCCAGGGACAGGACCTGGGCCTGGGCAGCGCGGGCGCGGTGATCCTCGCCCTGGTCATCGCGGTCGTCACCGTGGCACAGGCCCGCTGGCTGCGGCTGGGAAGGACGGACGGCGATGGATGA